Below is a window of Natronorubrum halophilum DNA.
CCGCGTACCTCGACGTCGTCTCCGAGCGGGTTGAGGCGAAGTTCGCAGGAAACCGATCCGTCAGTGGCGCTCCGAACGGCGAGTTCGGCGGTCACAGTTTCGCTGTCCGCCGTCGAACCGCGGCGATCGAGTTTCCGTTCGATCCGTTCGACAGCGGTACCGAAGAGAAAAGAGACGGGTTCGCCGACGAGTTCCTCGCGAGTGTAGCCCGTCGTTTCGACGAGTGCATCGTTGATCGCGGCGAAGCGACCGTCGGCGTCGAGCCGGAAAATTCCGTCGTCGATCGTTTCGACGAGCGTCTGATACCGAGTGCGTGCCACATCGTCGTCGACGTCCCCCCAAAAGGATCCATCCGTGGCACCCGGTCGTGTACTCATGGTCGTTAGTGAGCGGTGAATCTCATAAATCCACTGCCCCGTAGGCCTATCTCTGAGGCAACCGGTCACGGCCGGATCGAAAAGCGTGTCAGTGTAACGCGCGACGGCCTCCTCGCGCTCGCTCGAGACGGCTTCTTCGCGCGGGTACTGAAAAAAGCGCGTCAGTGACCGGGGTGTCGTTGACGGGCCTCCGTCGTATAGGTGCGATTGAATGGACGCGCTGTATCTGCTCGTCGGTCTCGTCGTGCTCGCCGCCGTGATCGTCGACATTCTCTGGACGACGCTCTGGGTAGACGGTGGTTCGGGTCCGCTCTCGGCCCGGCTCACGACCTGGACGTGGCGCGGCCTCCGGGCGGTGGGCGGCGATCATCCGCGCGCGTTGAGCATCGCGGGTCCGCTCATCCTCACGCTCACGCTCGCGATGTGGATCGCGCTGCTCTGGTTCGGGTGGACGTTCATCTTCGCCAGTGGCGAGCCTGCCCTCGTCGGCCCCCACACCGGCGAACCGGCCGATTGGGCGGGACGCTTTTACTACGTCGCCTACACGATGTTCACCAACGGAAACGGCGACTACTCCCCCACGACGGGGACCTGGGAGATTGCCAGTTCGTTCACGACGGCGACGGGGATGGCCTTCGTCACGCTCGGCGTCTCCTACGTGCTCACCGTTCTCGGTGCGGTCTCCGAGAAACGCTCGTTCGCCAGCAACGTCACCGGACTGGGCGAACGCAGCGAGGCGTTCGTCCGCGCGGGCTGGAACGGCGACGAGGAGTTTCGCGGCCTCGACCTGCCGCTCGAGTCGCTCTCGACGCAGCTATCGCTGCTCGCGGACCAGCACAAGGCCTACCCGATTTTGCACTACTATCACAGCGAACGGGGAACGCGGGCCTCGGCGATAGCCGTCCCGATCCTCGACGAGGCGCTGACGCTGTTTCGCCACGGCGTCTCCGCGGACGCCCAGCCGAACCCCGCGCTGGTGGAGAACGCCCGCTCGAGCGTAGATAGCTACCTCGACACGCTCGGAACGGCCTTTATCGATCCGGCCGACGAAGTGCCGCCCGAACCGGAACTCGAGCGGCTTCGCGAGGAGGAGATTCCCACCGTTGACGACGAGGAACTCGCCGACGCACTCGAGAGTCTCACGGAACGCCGGCGGAAGCTCCTGGGGGTAGTGCGTGCCGACGCCTGGTACTGGCCGCCGATCGAGGAGTGAACACCGGTTGCGGTCAGCATTCGGGATCGACCGGACGGCGAGGGACCGCACTCGAGACCGTCACTTGATGCACCAGTTGGCAGCGGATCCGACGGCTACGGTGCTCCCTGCTCGAGCGCGGATCGAGTACGCCATTCACTTTCACTCCGGTAACGCACACCTTTTAGCCCCGCCGTTAGTATGAAGGGACAATGACGTCGTTTCAGTCGACACTCGAGGACGAGGTGGGAATCGCCGAGGAGCTGGCAGAAAGCCAGCAGGCGATCTCGATCGCCGAGTTCTTCGAGAAGAACAAGCACATGCTTGGCTTCGACAGCGGCGCTCGAGGCCTCGTCACGGCTGTCAAGGAAGCTGTTGACAACGCCTTAGACGCCGCGGAAGAGTCGGGCATTCTCCCGGATATCTACGTCGAAATCGAGGAGGCCGGTGATTACTACCGGCTCATCGTCGAGGACAACGGCCCCGGATTGACGAAGGAAACGCTGCCGAAGGTCTTCGGAAAACTCCTGTACGGCTCACGGTTTCACGCCCGCGAACAGTCGCGTGGCCAGCAGGGGATCGGGATCTCCGCCGCCGTGCTCTACTCGCAGCTGACCAGCGGCAAACCCGCCAAGATCACCAGTCGAACCCAGGGTGCGAGCGAGGCCGAGTACTTCGAACTCATCGTCGATACCGACAGCAACGAACCCGAGATCAGCGTCGAGGAAACCACCTCCTGGGACCGCCCGCACGGGACGCGCATCGAACTCGAGATGGAGGGGAACATGCGCGCACGCCAACAGCTTCACGACTACATCAAGCACACGGCGGTCGTCAACCCTCACGCCCGACTCGAGTTACACGAACCCCAGGA
It encodes the following:
- a CDS encoding potassium channel family protein — encoded protein: MDALYLLVGLVVLAAVIVDILWTTLWVDGGSGPLSARLTTWTWRGLRAVGGDHPRALSIAGPLILTLTLAMWIALLWFGWTFIFASGEPALVGPHTGEPADWAGRFYYVAYTMFTNGNGDYSPTTGTWEIASSFTTATGMAFVTLGVSYVLTVLGAVSEKRSFASNVTGLGERSEAFVRAGWNGDEEFRGLDLPLESLSTQLSLLADQHKAYPILHYYHSERGTRASAIAVPILDEALTLFRHGVSADAQPNPALVENARSSVDSYLDTLGTAFIDPADEVPPEPELERLREEEIPTVDDEELADALESLTERRRKLLGVVRADAWYWPPIEE